The Nicotiana sylvestris chromosome 6, ASM39365v2, whole genome shotgun sequence genomic sequence aaaagtgatagtttaggcgggTTTTAAAATGAGTTAAATAGTCAAGTGTAGTTCTACACGGCACGTTTTTTAGATAATTAGGAGCGTGTACTAGACGCACCTCTAAGAATGCAATGAGGGGCTTTTAATATGAAGGGCAATATAGCTCAAGAGGTTTTGAGTACATCGAATAGTTTAAGTAGGAAACCGATAAAAACATAATAGCTTAAGGGAATTTTAGGGCATTAACTCATAAATAAAACACAAAAATTTGTAGAATCATTTCTTCTTAAATTATAACGGGTCAAAGAAAATCATTTCCCGTACCTTCTTTGAGATGAAAGCCAGCCAATTGAGATGActcttttaatttttcttttccaaaaaaatGACTTCTCCCTGGTAAATGTGGACCATAGAAGATGTAGCGCAAAAATGAGCCAGTCTACCAGCTGAAACGGAACCTAATTTCCAATTATCTCTCCTCCAAATTTGAGCGTAAAACTCTCTTTctgttttctcccttttttctttctctctgtACTTGACAAACTTTCagatatttcttttcttttcttttcctttcttctttgatgGAAGTCTAATTTTCAGATAGCAATCAAATGATGAATTTTCTAAATATCCAAGAACGTAGCACGTAGCCATGCATGTTCATGATGATTGATGGTTTACGACCTAAGACATTATAATTTTGTGGATTCTTTAGATTAAGGAAAACATTATATATTGGAGAGGCAAAATGGCAGGTGAGGTAGTAACAGTTGGAAACAAAACGGAGGAGAACATAGTATGCTATGCTCCAACAATGATAACGACCAATGGAATATGGCAGGGTGAAAATCCACTTGATTATTCACTGCCACTCTTCATCTTGCAATTGACATTAGTTGTTGTCATGACTCGCATTCTCGTTTTTATCTTGAAACCTTTTCGTCAACCTCGCGTTATTGCTGAGATCCTTGTAAGTTTCAGTCAGATTTCCAATATATATTGTTACATTTTCTGTTTTCATTTGTCATGATCATTTCATATGAGAAACCATGCATATTTACTATTTCCAAACGATGTTGTTGCAAATTAACATAGCAAGATAGAATTTTGGAGTCAATATGTAGGTTAATTAGAATTTTACATGTAAGATCAAACAAGGGATCAAATCTCTTAGAGGATTAAAGACCTGATAAAAGAAAATAATGGTTGTCTAGGTGAAATTTACAGATTGCtcctttttgtgtgtgtgtgtgtgtgtttgtcaAAATGTCATTAAAAATTTTGATGGATGCTCGTGAATGTGTAAATCTGCTTCTATTGAAGGTAGCAGGTTGTTGTTACACTTGTTCGATTAAGTAGACTAATGTTGTCTTAAATGGTGACAGGGTGGTGTAATTTTGGGACCATCCGTATTAGGAAGAAGTAAAAAATTTGCCGATACAATATTTCCTCTAAGAAGCGTAATGGTTCTTGAGACAATGGCAAATATAGGACTTCTTTACTTTCTTTTTCTGGTTGGAGTAGAAATGGACATTGCTGTTATTCGTCGAACGGGCAAAAAAGCCATACCTATAGCTCTAGCAGGAATGGTAGTGCCATTTCTTATAGGAGTTTCATTCTCCTTTATGTTGCATAAGAATTCTCAAGATACAAAACAAGGGACTTTCATACTCTTCCTTGGAGTTGCACTTTCTGTTACTGCATTTCCTGTTCTTGCACGAATCCTCGCTGAGCTGAAACTTATCAACACTGAAATTGGTAGGATAGCCATGTCTGCTGCTCTTATTAATGACATTTTCGCGTGGGTTCTCTTGGCTTTTGCCATTGCTTTTTCTGAGAATCATAATATGGCTTTGGCTTCTATTTGGGTGATTCTGTCAAGTGCAGCCTTTGTTGTTTTCTGCGTTATTATCGTTAGGCCTTTAGTTGGATGGATGATAAGACGAACTCCAGAAGGCGAATCCATCAGCGAGTTCTCTATATGTCTCATTCTCACAGGAGTTATGATATGTGGATTCATAACAGATGCAATTGGAACACATTCTATTTTTGGGGCTTTCATATTTGGCTTGGTTATTCCAAATGGTCCACTTGGTGTGACACTTATTGAAAGGCTAGAGGACTTTGTTTCAGGGCTTTTGTTGCCTCTCTTTTTTGCCATTAGTGGTCTCAAGACAGAGATTAATGCCATTGATGGAGTTGGTACATGGGCTATTTTAGCTCTAGTAATAGTCCTAGCATGTGCTGGCAAGATTGCTGGAACAGTTCTTGTAACTCTCTATTACAGAATGCCATTCTATGAAGGCGTTACTCTTGGTCTTCTGATGAATGCCAAAGGACTCATTGAGATGATTGTAATCAATGTTGGTAAAGACCAAAAGGTAAATTCTTATTCTTCTTGACATTCCATACACAGAAACTAATTAGTACTATTTGCAACATTAACCTAAATGCATGTTTGTAGGTTCTTGATGACAAATCATTTGCAATTATGGTCATGGTAGCTGTGCTTATGACTGCATGTATCATCCCTATTGTGACTATAATTTACAAGCCGGCAAGAAAGTTTGTGCCTTATAAAAGAAGAACCGTTCAAAGTACAAAGCCAGATAGCGAATTCAGGGTACTGGTTTGCATCCACACACCAAGAAATGTTCCAACAATTATCAATCTTCTTGAAGCCACGTATCCCACCAAGAAATCTCCGCTAGGTATATACGTTCTTCACCTTGTCGAGCTCACTGGACGTTCATCCGCCATGCTTATTGTCCATAATACGCGAAAATCCGGCAGGCCAGCACTAAACAGAACTCAAGCTCAATCAGATCACATCATCAATGCATTCGAGAACTTTGAGCAGCACGTTGGGTGCGTCTCCGTGCAACCCCTCACTGCCATCTCTCCTTACTCCACTATGCACGAAGACATCTGCACCGTGGCTGAGGACAAGCGAGTGGCGCTCCTAATCGTTCCATTTCACAAGCAACAAACAGTTGATGGCGGAATGGAAGTTACAAATCCAGCTTTTCGAACTATAAACCAGAATGTATTAGCAAATGCACCTTGTTCTGTTGGTATTCTTGTTGACAGAGGACTAAGTGGATCCACAAGGCTGGCTGCTAATCAGGTATCTCACCATGTCGCCGTCCTATTCTTTGGTGGACCAGATGATCGTGAAGCATTGTCCTATGGATTAAGAATGAGGGAA encodes the following:
- the LOC104247327 gene encoding cation/H(+) antiporter 15-like, giving the protein MAGEVVTVGNKTEENIVCYAPTMITTNGIWQGENPLDYSLPLFILQLTLVVVMTRILVFILKPFRQPRVIAEILGGVILGPSVLGRSKKFADTIFPLRSVMVLETMANIGLLYFLFLVGVEMDIAVIRRTGKKAIPIALAGMVVPFLIGVSFSFMLHKNSQDTKQGTFILFLGVALSVTAFPVLARILAELKLINTEIGRIAMSAALINDIFAWVLLAFAIAFSENHNMALASIWVILSSAAFVVFCVIIVRPLVGWMIRRTPEGESISEFSICLILTGVMICGFITDAIGTHSIFGAFIFGLVIPNGPLGVTLIERLEDFVSGLLLPLFFAISGLKTEINAIDGVGTWAILALVIVLACAGKIAGTVLVTLYYRMPFYEGVTLGLLMNAKGLIEMIVINVGKDQKVLDDKSFAIMVMVAVLMTACIIPIVTIIYKPARKFVPYKRRTVQSTKPDSEFRVLVCIHTPRNVPTIINLLEATYPTKKSPLGIYVLHLVELTGRSSAMLIVHNTRKSGRPALNRTQAQSDHIINAFENFEQHVGCVSVQPLTAISPYSTMHEDICTVAEDKRVALLIVPFHKQQTVDGGMEVTNPAFRTINQNVLANAPCSVGILVDRGLSGSTRLAANQVSHHVAVLFFGGPDDREALSYGLRMREHPGINLTVMRFLPGEAAIEATRSDSRKSSMNDPGVLTVVTDDDREKQLDEDYVSEFRARTANDDSAVYIERVVNHGEETVAAIRTIDNSHDLFIVGRGQGTISPLTAGLTDWSECPELGAIGDLLASSDSASAVSVLVVQQYVGMGPGDQLLTPDSPSRQLHEHFNFSHMNPRSQIRGQQPQFHTQP